One window of Candidatus Methanomethylicota archaeon genomic DNA carries:
- a CDS encoding LamB/YcsF family protein, whose protein sequence is MKFKVDLNCDLGESFGRYKLGSDEEIMPYITSANIACGFHAGDPNIMRKTVKMALKYNVEVGAHPGLPDLMGFGRRWIEVEVEDVVNYMLYQMGALEAFAKAENAKIIHVKAHGALYNKAAVDESIAEAIAEAIERYNPELILVGLAKSKMIEVARKHKLKYAIEAFADRAYMDDGSLAPRSVKGSVITDINEIIERAINMIKYGKVKTITGKEFEIGEITTICIHGDTPGAVKIASNLKEKLLENNIEVTKMINIVQK, encoded by the coding sequence ATGAAGTTTAAAGTGGATTTAAATTGTGATTTGGGGGAGAGTTTTGGGAGATACAAGTTAGGATCCGATGAAGAAATAATGCCATACATAACATCAGCAAACATAGCATGTGGATTCCATGCTGGAGATCCAAACATTATGAGGAAAACTGTTAAGATGGCATTAAAGTATAATGTGGAGGTAGGCGCCCATCCAGGATTACCAGACCTAATGGGATTTGGAAGAAGATGGATTGAAGTGGAAGTGGAGGACGTGGTAAACTACATGCTATACCAAATGGGTGCATTGGAAGCATTTGCAAAGGCAGAAAATGCAAAGATAATCCATGTAAAAGCTCATGGAGCACTATACAATAAAGCTGCAGTGGACGAATCAATAGCAGAAGCAATAGCTGAAGCCATAGAGAGATATAATCCAGAACTAATATTGGTTGGACTTGCAAAATCCAAAATGATTGAAGTGGCAAGGAAACATAAATTGAAGTATGCCATTGAAGCATTCGCTGATAGAGCATATATGGATGATGGATCACTAGCCCCAAGAAGCGTGAAAGGGTCTGTTATAACGGATATCAATGAAATAATTGAAAGAGCCATAAATATGATCAAATATGGAAAGGTTAAAACAATAACTGGAAAGGAATTTGAAATAGGGGAGATAACGACAATATGCATACATGGAGACACACCAGGAGCTGTCAAAATAGCATCAAACTTAAAGGAGAAGCTTCTAGAGAACAACATTGAAGTAACCAAGATGATAAACATAGTACAGAAATGA
- a CDS encoding N-glycosylase/DNA lyase gives MMIMEEDLIRDLNAIIMNSEVKGVVESRKREFMENRFGDERVWLTELTYCILVANTSAKSGLKCIKALTESGKLFDGSIKDIEEILKINGYRYPRKRAEYIIEARGRIKEIKEVVERTMDPNGRRDWLRRNVKGLGMKESSHFLRNMGYFDYAIIDRHILKILSKYGITKIEQKKLTVKRYLELEKLIKELSMKLNVEPGILDLYLWYMDTGEVLK, from the coding sequence ATGATGATTATGGAGGAAGACTTGATACGCGACCTAAACGCCATAATAATGAATAGTGAGGTAAAGGGGGTTGTGGAATCAAGGAAGAGGGAATTCATGGAAAACAGATTTGGAGATGAAAGGGTATGGCTTACTGAACTAACATACTGCATACTCGTGGCAAACACCAGTGCAAAATCAGGGTTAAAATGCATTAAAGCATTAACGGAGAGTGGAAAGCTATTCGATGGCTCCATAAAGGATATTGAAGAAATTTTGAAAATTAATGGATACAGATATCCGAGGAAGAGAGCTGAATACATAATTGAAGCCAGAGGGAGAATAAAGGAGATTAAAGAAGTTGTTGAAAGAACAATGGATCCCAATGGGAGGAGAGATTGGCTTAGAAGGAATGTTAAAGGGTTGGGAATGAAGGAATCAAGCCACTTCCTAAGAAACATGGGATACTTCGATTACGCAATAATAGATAGACATATACTTAAAATTCTTTCAAAATATGGAATAACAAAAATAGAGCAGAAGAAACTAACGGTCAAAAGATATTTAGAGCTTGAGAAGCTGATCAAGGAGCTTTCCATGAAATTAAATGTGGAACCAGGAATATTAGATTTATACTTATGGTACATGGATACTGGAGAAGTGTTGAAGTAA
- a CDS encoding ABC transporter ATP-binding protein, whose translation MSLAVEVKRLNKFYGSFHALKDVSFNVNSGEIYGLIGPNGAGKTTTLRIIATLLLPSSGVVKVFGMDVVSDADKVRRIISYLPEEAGAYKYLTGYEYLEFMASLYVKDKAEVKALIEEAELICGLNGRLKDKIGSYSKGMLRRLLVARSLMVHPKLAILDEPTAGLDVIHSQYVRRMIKDYAKRNNVTMIISSHNMLEVEYLCDRVALIHEGRIILEGTPSELKNKFSANNLEEVFSKVVGFA comes from the coding sequence TTGAGCTTGGCTGTTGAGGTTAAGCGTTTAAATAAGTTTTATGGTAGCTTTCATGCATTGAAGGATGTAAGCTTTAATGTTAATTCTGGTGAGATTTATGGTTTGATAGGTCCAAATGGTGCTGGGAAGACTACAACTCTCAGGATTATTGCAACACTACTCCTCCCATCATCTGGTGTTGTTAAGGTTTTTGGGATGGATGTTGTTAGTGATGCTGATAAGGTTAGGAGGATCATAAGTTATCTTCCTGAGGAGGCTGGTGCATATAAGTATTTGACTGGATATGAGTATTTGGAGTTTATGGCTTCACTTTATGTTAAGGATAAGGCTGAAGTTAAGGCGCTTATTGAAGAAGCTGAGTTGATATGTGGTTTGAATGGTAGGTTGAAGGATAAAATTGGAAGTTATAGTAAGGGTATGCTTAGAAGGCTCCTTGTTGCTAGGAGTTTGATGGTTCACCCAAAACTTGCCATTCTAGATGAGCCTACAGCTGGATTGGATGTCATTCATTCACAGTATGTTAGGAGGATGATTAAGGATTATGCTAAGAGGAATAATGTAACCATGATAATATCAAGTCACAACATGCTTGAAGTTGAATACTTATGTGATAGGGTTGCATTGATACATGAAGGTAGAATAATTTTGGAAGGAACACCATCAGAGCTTAAAAACAAGTTTTCTGCAAATAATCTCGAGGAGGTTTTCTCGAAGGTGGTTGGGTTTGCATAG
- a CDS encoding M56 family metallopeptidase has translation MIKRFEIGFEIPLGKISEYLSFIEGRVREWYKYTLNSISIDGNKLLFSIKYGESIVEATLIGDFNPELTLSYDPSLPYEYILNIALNLNYFTNEFYSMVREGNLILVFVPGLPVVPIKLMSPFKRILYGIFTGSLAMMFAISLLVGVFFFLLMGYYAPLGIVSFQLILFLLSPKILSSLGDWPIDEAHGEIYIVSCHYPLNVFREITSKRWNEVIKVKEQIYRETFGRGVTPTPEIVSNVLKSFNLDCPVENIRVKHVSLYKLVVDVCGKLNIKPPKIVLSNTIIANAGVSGPSVSNALFIITSGLLYRLNDDEIEAVLGHELSHCIRRDPLALFVLSNLEYVSRVYILLSIVIFPLDLLYFLFALTMLFFIAKFFEARADLDSYMLLGSGDHLVNALIKIAFPSAFTERYKAYRLRSWLRWNPHPPVYFRILRLGSLGENLKFKHPLIQSIKDCVSGFISSF, from the coding sequence TTGATTAAGAGGTTTGAAATTGGATTTGAGATTCCATTGGGTAAGATTTCAGAGTACTTATCTTTCATTGAGGGTAGGGTGAGGGAGTGGTATAAGTACACTTTAAATTCCATTAGCATTGATGGTAATAAGCTTCTATTCAGCATTAAGTATGGTGAATCTATTGTTGAAGCAACCTTAATTGGAGATTTCAATCCAGAACTCACATTATCCTACGATCCTTCACTACCATACGAATATATTTTAAACATTGCTTTAAACTTAAATTACTTCACCAATGAGTTTTACTCCATGGTTAGGGAGGGAAATTTAATTTTAGTTTTCGTTCCAGGTTTACCTGTTGTGCCAATTAAGTTGATGAGCCCATTTAAGAGGATTTTGTATGGAATTTTCACTGGTAGTTTGGCTATGATGTTTGCAATATCCCTCTTAGTTGGAGTCTTCTTCTTCCTATTAATGGGATATTATGCCCCACTGGGTATAGTTTCATTCCAACTGATCTTGTTCCTATTATCCCCAAAGATACTTTCAAGTTTGGGTGATTGGCCTATCGATGAAGCTCATGGGGAAATTTACATTGTAAGTTGCCATTATCCTCTAAATGTTTTCCGTGAAATAACTTCTAAGAGGTGGAATGAAGTTATAAAGGTTAAGGAGCAAATATATCGTGAAACTTTTGGGAGGGGGGTTACTCCTACACCTGAAATTGTTTCAAATGTTTTGAAAAGCTTCAACCTTGATTGCCCTGTGGAAAATATTAGGGTTAAGCATGTATCACTATATAAGTTGGTTGTGGATGTTTGTGGTAAACTCAATATTAAACCCCCAAAAATTGTGTTATCAAATACCATAATTGCTAATGCTGGTGTTTCAGGTCCCAGTGTTAGTAATGCATTGTTCATAATAACTTCTGGGTTGCTTTACAGGTTGAATGATGATGAAATTGAAGCTGTTTTAGGGCATGAGTTGAGTCATTGTATACGTAGAGATCCATTGGCATTATTTGTATTGAGCAATTTGGAGTATGTATCTAGAGTCTACATACTACTTTCCATAGTCATCTTCCCATTGGATTTACTATACTTCCTATTCGCCTTAACCATGCTATTCTTTATAGCTAAATTCTTTGAGGCTAGAGCTGATTTAGATTCATATATGCTACTTGGTTCAGGTGATCATCTTGTGAATGCATTGATTAAGATAGCTTTCCCCTCCGCTTTTACTGAGCGTTATAAGGCTTATAGGCTTAGGAGCTGGTTGAGATGGAATCCGCATCCCCCAGTCTACTTTAGGATTTTGAGGCTTGGTTCTCTTGGGGAGAACTTAAAGTTTAAGCATCCATTAATACAGTCTATTAAGGATTGTGTTAGTGGTTTTATATCCAGCTTCTAA
- a CDS encoding molybdopterin molybdotransferase MoeA, producing the protein MNIPTGFKTLTKVDEALKLIDERVTHKVEGYEEVEISEAMNRICYEDVISPVNVPPFNRAAMDGYAVKAEDTTSASIKNPIILKVIGCIDVGGAAEIELKPGCAIEISTGAPMPKGADAVIPYEETRRINEYIEVYSQVHPWKNVSLMGEDIKIGDIILRRGTIIRPWDIAVLASVNILKVKVLRKPVVGVLSTGSEVIEPGESIEEGKIWNSTKTMLKALILEDYGIPLDLGVVEDDENKICEKIMNALPKCDVIITTGGTSIGRSDKTVNAVKRVGGEIIFHGVSMRPGKPTAMAIVKGKPIVMLSGFPVAALTGYQNFVRRVLEKICGIKFPPQPRIKAKIDRRIASQLGSREYLRVKVLRRGDEYIAIPLRLTGSGLLSSITQANGIVVIPENVEGYEEGDIVEITLLRGVDEY; encoded by the coding sequence ATGAATATACCCACCGGCTTTAAAACATTAACGAAGGTTGATGAAGCATTAAAGTTGATAGATGAAAGAGTAACCCATAAAGTGGAGGGTTATGAAGAAGTTGAAATTTCAGAGGCTATGAATAGGATATGCTATGAAGATGTAATATCACCAGTAAATGTACCACCATTCAATAGAGCTGCAATGGATGGATATGCTGTGAAAGCTGAAGACACAACATCAGCTTCAATAAAGAATCCCATAATCCTAAAAGTTATTGGATGCATAGATGTTGGTGGAGCTGCGGAAATCGAGCTGAAACCTGGATGCGCCATAGAAATATCCACAGGAGCCCCCATGCCGAAGGGTGCAGATGCAGTCATCCCATATGAGGAAACTAGGAGAATCAATGAATACATCGAAGTATATTCACAGGTGCATCCATGGAAGAACGTATCATTAATGGGGGAAGACATAAAGATTGGAGACATTATATTGAGGAGGGGGACGATAATAAGGCCATGGGATATTGCAGTATTAGCATCAGTAAACATTTTGAAAGTTAAAGTTTTAAGGAAGCCAGTAGTGGGTGTACTTTCAACAGGATCTGAGGTTATAGAACCTGGTGAGAGTATTGAGGAGGGTAAAATATGGAATAGCACCAAGACTATGCTTAAAGCACTAATACTGGAAGATTATGGGATACCATTAGATCTCGGCGTGGTGGAAGATGATGAAAACAAGATATGTGAAAAGATCATGAATGCACTACCTAAATGCGACGTTATAATAACCACTGGAGGGACATCCATAGGTAGAAGTGATAAGACAGTAAATGCAGTGAAAAGGGTTGGTGGGGAAATAATATTCCATGGAGTATCCATGAGACCTGGAAAACCCACTGCCATGGCAATAGTTAAAGGGAAACCAATAGTTATGTTATCAGGATTCCCAGTAGCGGCATTAACGGGATATCAAAACTTCGTTAGAAGAGTTTTGGAAAAGATATGCGGTATAAAGTTCCCACCACAACCAAGAATTAAAGCTAAAATTGATAGGAGAATTGCCTCCCAACTTGGGTCTAGAGAATATTTGAGGGTTAAGGTTTTGAGGAGGGGGGATGAATATATAGCAATACCACTAAGACTTACAGGTTCAGGTTTACTATCATCAATAACACAAGCCAATGGAATCGTGGTTATACCAGAAAATGTGGAGGGGTATGAAGAGGGGGATATTGTGGAAATAACCTTGTTAAGGGGGGTTGATGAATATTAG
- a CDS encoding biotin--[acetyl-CoA-carboxylase] ligase, translated as MKIIVLDEVDSTQNIARKLLEEEFGDFIVVAKRQTAGYGRKGSVWISPEDGLWFTMVIRNVKTNLSTLPMIIAVSTAKAIEKHAKINIKLKWPNDLYIGGKKVGGILCETILSGEEVKAVLVGIGLNVNINEIPEEIKGKATSIKIETGKEHNLMELLKVIVEEVYEDLKKPINEIMEEWLKRDILVGRNVELKVNGGRMKAYVSKINEDGSITIRHDSLEAKIYYWQIDGIEILN; from the coding sequence ATGAAGATAATAGTGCTAGATGAAGTTGATTCCACACAAAATATAGCTAGAAAATTGCTTGAAGAAGAATTTGGGGATTTCATAGTAGTAGCTAAAAGGCAAACTGCAGGATACGGTAGAAAGGGGAGTGTATGGATATCACCTGAAGATGGATTATGGTTTACAATGGTCATAAGAAATGTGAAAACAAACCTCTCCACACTCCCAATGATAATAGCAGTTTCAACAGCAAAAGCCATAGAGAAACATGCTAAAATAAACATCAAACTCAAATGGCCCAACGACCTATACATTGGGGGGAAGAAGGTTGGTGGAATACTATGCGAAACAATATTGTCTGGAGAGGAGGTAAAGGCAGTATTAGTGGGGATAGGGTTAAATGTAAACATAAATGAGATCCCTGAAGAGATTAAAGGTAAAGCCACATCAATAAAGATAGAGACGGGGAAAGAACATAATTTAATGGAACTACTTAAAGTGATTGTAGAAGAAGTTTATGAAGATTTGAAGAAGCCAATTAATGAAATAATGGAGGAATGGCTTAAAAGAGATATATTGGTGGGGAGGAATGTTGAATTGAAGGTTAATGGTGGGAGGATGAAGGCTTATGTATCAAAAATAAATGAGGATGGTTCAATAACAATAAGGCATGATTCATTGGAAGCTAAAATATATTATTGGCAGATTGATGGAATAGAAATATTAAATTAA